In Paraburkholderia flava, one genomic interval encodes:
- a CDS encoding sigma-54 dependent transcriptional regulator, with protein sequence MESVTRQLIYVSRDPSVELHTQFHDRGWHVEVVGSARDVRRAVRAGTAAGGLLDLTSRFQQHEISAFEACLTMPNVGWVAATTAGQLQDAALRRLVRDYCFDYVTVPYSGDRIVDSVGHAYGMVSLGEPASNDATTPGSTEGEMVGSCDAMLALFRSIRKVAMTDAPVFISGESGTGKELTAVAIHERSSRRDAPFVPINCGAIPPHLLQSELFGYERGAFTGANQRKIGRVEAANGGTLFLDEIGDLPLESQASLLRFLQERKVERLGGHGSIPVDVRIISATHVDMTAAMIEGRFRSDLYHRLCVLQIDEPPLRARGKDIELLARHMLERFRKDASRRLRGFSPDAIAALHNYSWPGNVRELINRVRRAIVMSEGRAITARDLELAEYVEIVPVSLAQAREAAERQAIELALLRHRGRLGDAAQELGISRVTLYRLLCSHGMRHIEAEPLAQHSNDLSTPMPHL encoded by the coding sequence ATGGAATCCGTTACGCGCCAATTGATTTACGTTTCGCGCGACCCGAGCGTGGAGTTGCACACCCAGTTTCATGACCGCGGCTGGCATGTCGAAGTCGTCGGTTCCGCGCGCGACGTACGTCGCGCCGTTCGCGCCGGTACGGCAGCGGGCGGCCTGCTCGATCTCACGAGCCGTTTCCAGCAGCACGAAATCTCCGCATTCGAAGCGTGCCTCACGATGCCGAACGTCGGCTGGGTTGCTGCAACGACGGCCGGTCAATTGCAGGACGCAGCGCTACGCCGCCTCGTGCGCGATTACTGTTTCGATTATGTGACGGTGCCGTATTCGGGCGACCGCATCGTCGATTCGGTAGGCCACGCGTACGGCATGGTGTCGCTCGGCGAACCCGCATCGAACGACGCCACCACACCGGGCAGCACCGAAGGCGAGATGGTCGGTTCATGCGACGCGATGCTCGCGTTGTTCCGCTCCATTCGCAAGGTCGCGATGACCGATGCGCCGGTGTTCATCTCGGGCGAATCGGGTACTGGCAAGGAACTCACGGCGGTCGCGATTCACGAGCGTTCGTCGCGGCGCGATGCACCGTTCGTGCCGATCAATTGCGGTGCGATTCCGCCACATCTGCTGCAATCCGAACTGTTTGGTTATGAGCGCGGTGCGTTCACCGGTGCGAACCAACGCAAGATCGGACGCGTCGAAGCGGCCAACGGCGGCACACTCTTTCTCGATGAAATCGGCGACCTGCCGCTCGAAAGCCAGGCGAGCCTGCTGCGCTTCCTGCAGGAGCGCAAGGTCGAACGGCTCGGCGGTCACGGCTCGATTCCGGTCGACGTCCGCATCATTTCGGCGACGCACGTCGACATGACGGCAGCGATGATCGAAGGGCGTTTTCGTTCGGACCTGTATCACCGTCTGTGCGTGCTGCAGATCGATGAGCCGCCGCTGCGTGCACGCGGCAAGGACATCGAACTGCTCGCGCGGCACATGCTCGAACGTTTCAGAAAAGATGCAAGCCGTCGGCTGCGCGGCTTTTCTCCCGATGCGATCGCGGCATTGCATAACTACAGCTGGCCGGGCAACGTGCGCGAGCTGATCAATCGCGTGCGTCGTGCGATCGTGATGTCGGAGGGTCGTGCCATTACTGCACGCGATCTCGAACTCGCGGAGTACGTCGAGATCGTGCCGGTGTCGCTCGCACAGGCACGCGAAGCCGCCGAGCGGCAAGCGATCGAACTAGCGCTGCTGCGTCATCGCGGACGCCTCGGCGATGCCGCGCAGGAACTCGGCATCTCGCGCGTTACGCTGTATCGCCTGCTGTGTTCGCACGGGATGCGGCACATCGAAGCCGAACCGCTCGCGCAACACAGCAACGATCTGTCGACGCCGATGCCTCATCTGTGA
- a CDS encoding peptidase C39: MKRQISQLGFALCATTCSLTSGAFAAETIGSPPMPENPSVRDVAPLPIQWQTVDDDVLAHQTGKGVGGDMISGFVLNLLSQWHLPNGATAIAQGTLAVAQNAVNQLGATVNTLAKVVDGNGNSGANPNAVATGGQGISVNGVSQVTQVAGNSNSGFNAAQIDFSNNPLAGLAGGNNAASANASNAAGTIKAAISFGTGGVTLALQTPAGLATQSIVPSNAQQAGAIAQLLQIAGNNQQVANQLQLQLQTQQMSSAMLRQTGVLQALQNAVNARR; encoded by the coding sequence ATGAAACGCCAGATCTCACAGCTCGGCTTCGCGTTATGCGCCACGACGTGCAGCCTGACGAGCGGTGCGTTCGCCGCGGAAACCATCGGCTCGCCACCGATGCCCGAAAACCCTTCGGTCCGCGACGTCGCGCCGCTTCCCATCCAGTGGCAAACCGTCGACGACGACGTCCTCGCGCATCAAACCGGCAAAGGCGTCGGCGGAGACATGATCTCCGGGTTCGTCCTGAACCTGCTGTCGCAATGGCATCTGCCCAACGGAGCGACCGCCATCGCCCAGGGCACGCTTGCCGTCGCGCAGAACGCCGTCAACCAGCTGGGCGCGACCGTCAACACGCTCGCGAAGGTCGTCGACGGCAACGGCAACAGCGGTGCCAATCCGAATGCGGTCGCGACCGGCGGCCAGGGCATCTCGGTGAACGGCGTGTCGCAGGTCACGCAGGTGGCCGGCAACAGCAATAGCGGCTTCAACGCCGCGCAGATCGACTTCAGCAATAACCCGCTCGCCGGGCTCGCAGGCGGCAACAACGCAGCCAGCGCCAACGCATCGAACGCAGCCGGCACCATCAAGGCAGCCATCTCGTTCGGTACCGGCGGCGTCACGCTCGCGTTGCAGACGCCCGCCGGCCTCGCGACGCAGAGCATCGTGCCGAGCAATGCGCAACAGGCCGGTGCCATCGCCCAGTTACTCCAGATCGCAGGCAATAACCAGCAGGTCGCCAACCAGCTGCAACTGCAGCTGCAAACGCAGCAGATGTCGTCCGCCATGCTGCGGCAGACCGGCGTACTCCAAGCCCTGCAGAACGCAGTCAACGCCAGGAGATAA
- a CDS encoding C39 family peptidase, which produces MSGSNRSFARRLAVRFAVALGACTFGAATHAQSTIDTSTLAGVPLHKTVRSMRDIRYSHIVSQQFDYSCGAAALATLLKYGYGIDIPETELIRRMMAFSTPEVVVKNGFSMLDMKKFVETIGLRGRGFRVNPDALYHLQIPVMVLMNIDGYEHFVIVKHAENGRIFIADPALGNRIVLEEDFSKTWNGLVFAVLGKPFREDSPLLQNNESLALKLRANALANGSAATPFVEYGLIKAELF; this is translated from the coding sequence ATGTCCGGTTCGAACCGGTCTTTCGCGCGACGGCTCGCGGTACGTTTCGCCGTTGCGCTGGGGGCTTGCACATTCGGTGCAGCGACACACGCACAGTCGACGATCGATACGTCGACGCTCGCGGGTGTACCGCTCCATAAGACCGTGCGCTCGATGCGCGACATCCGCTACAGCCACATCGTCAGCCAGCAGTTCGACTACAGCTGCGGCGCCGCCGCGCTCGCGACGCTGCTGAAGTACGGCTACGGAATCGATATTCCGGAAACCGAACTGATCCGCCGGATGATGGCGTTCTCGACGCCGGAAGTGGTCGTGAAGAACGGTTTCTCGATGCTCGACATGAAGAAGTTCGTCGAGACGATCGGCCTGCGCGGCAGAGGGTTCCGGGTCAATCCGGACGCGCTGTATCACCTGCAGATTCCCGTGATGGTTCTGATGAACATCGACGGCTACGAACACTTCGTGATCGTCAAGCATGCCGAGAACGGCCGCATCTTTATCGCGGACCCCGCGCTCGGCAATCGCATCGTGCTGGAAGAGGATTTCTCGAAGACCTGGAACGGTCTCGTGTTCGCCGTCCTCGGAAAGCCCTTCAGGGAGGATTCTCCGCTGCTGCAAAACAACGAGTCGCTGGCCTTGAAGTTGCGCGCGAATGCGCTCGCAAACGGCTCCGCTGCGACTCCCTTTGTCGAGTACGGCTTGATCAAGGCAGAACTGTTCTGA